A region of Subtercola boreus DNA encodes the following proteins:
- a CDS encoding MarR family winged helix-turn-helix transcriptional regulator yields the protein MRQFLTALHQLDTEHRHLKSSFARHLGLAQTDYYALMFIADAQTVTPKQLAASLNFTTGATTAMIDRIEKLGLVHRIPNPDDRRSLHLELTAAGIEASSWVTDRYLETARAALTLEHSSTPEHKIDVLTHATEAMTATVASLRGDDTPGD from the coding sequence GTGCGGCAGTTTCTCACGGCTCTGCACCAGCTCGACACAGAGCACCGCCATCTGAAATCGAGTTTCGCCCGGCACCTCGGTCTGGCCCAGACCGACTACTACGCGCTCATGTTCATCGCCGACGCGCAGACTGTGACGCCGAAGCAACTCGCAGCGAGCCTCAACTTCACCACCGGTGCGACCACGGCGATGATCGACCGCATCGAGAAGCTCGGCCTCGTGCACCGCATCCCGAATCCGGATGACCGGCGGAGCCTCCACCTCGAGCTGACCGCCGCGGGCATCGAGGCCTCATCGTGGGTGACCGATCGTTACCTCGAGACGGCCCGGGCCGCCCTCACCCTCGAACACAGTTCCACCCCCGAGCACAAGATCGACGTGCTGACGCATGCCACGGAGGCGATGACGGCCACGGTGGCGTCGCTGCGTGGCGACGACACCCCGGGCGACTGA
- a CDS encoding S26 family signal peptidase has translation MTLTSVRPRGAHSGPRRWTGRRAPLSLPVRIGLAAVATLLSSILIAALLFFLAGGRWFIVQTPSMGETAPVGTLMLTTPSLHTAVGDIITFHPPTAPNETFTHRVIAITDQGISTQGDINGAIDPWMLAPTDIIGEAAVILPAAGWFVKALPLVAIGAALVWLVSSMFRTAARRSAVRIAGFSFVVAAAAYILRPLIGVVVLSTNADETGAHATVVSTGILPIRVQAVGGTSADLVTGQVGSLDIPSLVDSSQYHLSSALNMSLVGWIVLGAICALPLLWSIIVGLPAENEEFPA, from the coding sequence ATGACACTCACCTCCGTCAGGCCGAGAGGCGCCCACTCCGGCCCCCGTCGCTGGACCGGGCGTCGCGCACCCCTTTCTCTGCCGGTGCGCATCGGCCTCGCAGCAGTCGCGACACTGCTGTCGAGCATCCTGATCGCTGCTCTGCTCTTCTTTCTGGCCGGCGGGCGCTGGTTCATCGTGCAGACGCCGTCGATGGGCGAGACCGCGCCAGTCGGCACACTGATGCTCACGACGCCGTCGCTCCACACTGCCGTCGGGGACATCATCACCTTCCACCCGCCGACCGCGCCGAACGAGACCTTCACCCACCGGGTCATCGCGATCACCGACCAGGGCATCTCGACGCAGGGTGACATCAACGGTGCGATCGATCCATGGATGCTCGCACCAACCGACATCATCGGTGAAGCCGCGGTGATCCTCCCTGCGGCCGGGTGGTTCGTGAAGGCGTTGCCCCTCGTGGCGATCGGTGCCGCACTGGTCTGGCTCGTCTCGTCGATGTTCCGGACGGCGGCCCGGCGATCGGCTGTGAGGATCGCCGGCTTCTCGTTCGTCGTCGCGGCGGCGGCCTACATCCTCCGCCCGCTGATCGGCGTCGTCGTGCTCAGCACCAACGCGGACGAGACGGGGGCGCATGCCACCGTCGTCTCGACGGGCATCCTGCCGATCCGGGTGCAGGCCGTCGGGGGCACCAGCGCCGACCTCGTCACCGGGCAGGTCGGCAGCCTGGACATTCCGAGCCTCGTCGACTCGAGCCAGTACCACCTGTCTTCGGCGCTCAACATGTCACTGGTCGGCTGGATCGTACTCGGAGCGATCTGCGCGCTTCCCCTGCTCTGGAGCATCATCGTCGGGCTTCCGGCCGAGAACGAGGAGTTCCCCGCGTGA
- a CDS encoding DUF3090 domain-containing protein produces the protein MPTIVHGFDWPDRVVVGTVGQPGARSFYLQARTGSRIVTVSLEKEQSAVLAEKIEEILDELMSADGNPLSIPDATPVELVDNDPLEQPVDTQFRTGTMSLGWDPTTLQVVIEAFPMIDGDDDDDSLGLGDPTEPGVFEPEEMMVVRIPVGTARAFAKRTLEIVGAGRPLCPLCGTPIDPEGHTCVLPGSF, from the coding sequence ATGCCCACCATCGTCCATGGCTTCGACTGGCCCGACAGGGTCGTCGTCGGCACCGTCGGCCAACCCGGTGCCCGATCCTTCTACCTGCAGGCGCGCACCGGATCCCGCATCGTGACCGTCTCGCTCGAGAAGGAGCAGTCCGCGGTGCTCGCGGAGAAGATCGAGGAGATCCTCGACGAACTGATGTCGGCCGACGGCAATCCGCTCAGCATCCCCGACGCCACCCCCGTCGAACTCGTCGACAACGATCCGCTCGAGCAGCCGGTCGATACGCAGTTCCGCACCGGCACGATGAGCCTCGGCTGGGACCCGACGACGCTGCAGGTCGTCATCGAGGCGTTCCCGATGATCGACGGCGATGACGATGACGACTCCCTCGGCCTCGGCGACCCGACAGAACCGGGCGTCTTCGAACCCGAGGAGATGATGGTCGTCCGCATCCCCGTGGGCACAGCCCGGGCCTTCGCGAAACGCACCCTCGAGATCGTCGGCGCCGGCCGCCCGCTCTGCCCGCTCTGCGGCACACCGATCGACCCCGAGGGTCACACCTGCGTGCTGCCCGGCAGCTTCTGA
- a CDS encoding MSMEG_4193 family putative phosphomutase produces MATVLLVRHGRTTANATGVLAGRTAGVRLDRVGIEQAARAAARIAAVPVVAVVSSPLERCRQTARALLSAQQGEPPTQIEKALSECDYGDWQGRKLSDLAKEPLWSVVQSQPSAAVFPGGESLAQMQARSVSAIRRLDAEFEAEHGPKAVWVAVSHGDIIKSVLADALGMHLDLFQRINVGPASISIVRYGANRPDVVSTNTDSGDLSWLAASAPPTEAAVGGGAGTE; encoded by the coding sequence ATGGCCACAGTCCTCCTCGTGCGGCACGGCCGCACCACCGCGAACGCCACCGGAGTGCTGGCGGGCCGCACCGCCGGAGTCAGACTCGACCGGGTCGGGATCGAACAGGCAGCCCGGGCAGCTGCCCGGATCGCCGCGGTTCCCGTGGTCGCCGTCGTGTCGAGTCCGCTCGAACGCTGCCGGCAGACCGCCCGCGCCCTCCTCTCGGCTCAGCAGGGCGAGCCGCCCACGCAGATCGAGAAGGCCCTCTCCGAGTGCGACTATGGCGACTGGCAGGGCCGGAAACTCAGCGACCTGGCGAAGGAGCCGCTCTGGTCGGTCGTTCAGTCGCAGCCCTCGGCTGCGGTATTCCCGGGCGGCGAGTCGCTGGCACAGATGCAGGCGCGCTCGGTGTCGGCGATCCGCCGGCTCGACGCGGAATTCGAGGCCGAGCACGGCCCGAAAGCAGTGTGGGTCGCGGTGAGCCACGGCGACATCATCAAGTCGGTGCTGGCGGATGCTCTCGGAATGCACCTCGACCTGTTCCAACGGATCAACGTGGGTCCAGCATCCATTTCGATCGTGCGCTACGGGGCGAACCGGCCCGACGTCGTCTCGACGAACACCGACTCGGGCGACCTCTCCTGGCTCGCCGCGAGCGCTCCCCCCACCGAGGCGGCGGTCGGCGGCGGAGCGGGCACCGAGTAG